In Campylobacter mucosalis, a single window of DNA contains:
- the leuS gene encoding leucine--tRNA ligase translates to MAYNPTQIEKKWQEIWEKNGEFEPKDDYTLPKKYILSMFPYPSGRIHMGHVRNYTIGDALARYYRKQGFNVLHPIGFDSFGMPAENAAIKHKIHPKKWTYENIDYMKNELSALGLSFSKRRELATSDPIYTKWEQEFFIKMFEKGLVYRKLAVVNWCEHDQTVLANEQVEEGCCWRCGNEVVQKELPGYYLKITDYADELLDDLKSLEGRWPSQVLTMQENWIGKSSGLEFKLFLDEHSREILGSKFDGFSVFTTRPDTIYGVSYTALAPEHEIVKTLLNTDILSDEAKSKIKSILNQSPRERQASDKDGVFLGIYVKHPLTDAKIPVWVANFILSDYGSGAIMAVPGHDQRDFEFASKFNLPILKVVKTNDEIEDRANSDYGVAINSPLINGLKTEEAKEKIIAKFESENLGKRVVNFKIRDWGISRQRYWGAPVPTICCPKCGVVSEKLENLPVTLPDDVEITGEGNPLDKHPTWKFTKCPKCGTNAVRETDTMDTFFESSWYFARYASDEKTWDKTALDRQSVDYWMSVDQYIGGIEHAILHLLYARFFQKALRDLGYLRDSEPFKNLLTQGMVLKDGKKMSKSKGNVVDPDDIIHKYGADTARLFILFAAPPQKELEWNDSAVEGAFRFLNRLYDKASSIKPVDKIPDIKHENLSKDEKFARLKVYEALKKSQDVYNESFTFNTLIAACMEALNALNAQQNDDVNSEGFFIILNLLEPIVPHIASELSKELFGLRNFTKIAIKDEVFVKDTINLAVTINGKKRAEFEISADTSEDEILKIAKEKTAKWLSGKEILKEIYIKGKLVNIVVKG, encoded by the coding sequence ATGGCTTATAATCCAACGCAAATTGAGAAAAAATGGCAAGAAATTTGGGAAAAAAACGGCGAATTTGAGCCAAAAGATGACTACACTTTGCCAAAAAAATACATTTTAAGTATGTTCCCATACCCAAGCGGACGCATTCATATGGGGCACGTTAGAAACTACACAATCGGCGATGCTTTGGCACGTTATTACAGAAAGCAAGGCTTTAACGTTTTACACCCTATCGGCTTTGATAGCTTTGGGATGCCAGCTGAAAATGCAGCCATAAAACATAAAATTCATCCAAAAAAATGGACTTATGAAAATATTGATTATATGAAAAATGAGCTTAGCGCGCTTGGACTTTCGTTTTCAAAAAGGCGTGAGCTTGCCACTTCTGATCCGATTTATACAAAGTGGGAGCAGGAATTTTTCATAAAAATGTTTGAAAAAGGGCTTGTTTATCGTAAACTAGCCGTTGTAAATTGGTGCGAACACGACCAAACTGTGCTAGCAAATGAGCAGGTTGAGGAGGGTTGTTGTTGGCGTTGTGGCAACGAAGTCGTGCAAAAAGAGCTACCGGGATATTACCTAAAAATCACAGATTACGCCGATGAGTTGCTTGATGACTTAAAGAGCTTAGAGGGTAGGTGGCCAAGTCAGGTTTTAACAATGCAAGAAAACTGGATTGGCAAAAGTAGCGGTTTGGAATTTAAGCTATTTTTAGATGAGCATTCGCGTGAAATTTTAGGCTCTAAATTTGACGGATTTAGCGTATTTACTACGCGTCCAGACACGATTTATGGCGTTAGCTACACAGCACTTGCACCAGAGCACGAGATTGTAAAAACACTTTTAAATACCGATATTTTAAGTGATGAAGCAAAATCAAAAATAAAATCAATCCTAAATCAAAGCCCAAGAGAGCGACAAGCAAGTGACAAAGACGGCGTATTTTTAGGAATTTATGTAAAACACCCTTTAACAGACGCAAAAATCCCAGTTTGGGTTGCGAATTTTATCCTTTCAGATTACGGCAGTGGCGCGATTATGGCAGTGCCGGGACACGATCAAAGAGATTTTGAGTTTGCAAGTAAGTTTAATCTGCCGATTTTAAAGGTCGTAAAAACTAACGATGAGATTGAGGATAGAGCAAATTCTGATTACGGCGTAGCTATAAATTCGCCTTTGATTAACGGACTAAAAACAGAAGAGGCAAAAGAGAAAATCATCGCTAAATTTGAGAGTGAAAATCTAGGCAAAAGGGTTGTAAATTTTAAAATCCGCGACTGGGGCATATCTCGCCAAAGATACTGGGGCGCGCCAGTGCCAACTATTTGCTGTCCAAAATGCGGTGTTGTTAGCGAAAAGCTAGAAAACTTGCCTGTAACATTGCCTGATGATGTAGAAATTACAGGTGAAGGCAATCCGCTTGATAAGCACCCAACTTGGAAATTTACAAAATGCCCAAAATGTGGCACAAACGCCGTTCGTGAAACTGATACAATGGATACGTTTTTTGAAAGTTCGTGGTATTTTGCAAGATATGCAAGCGATGAGAAAACGTGGGATAAAACAGCACTTGACAGACAAAGCGTTGATTACTGGATGAGCGTTGATCAGTATATCGGTGGCATTGAACACGCTATTTTACACCTTTTATACGCTAGATTTTTTCAAAAGGCGTTAAGGGATTTGGGCTATCTTCGTGATAGTGAGCCGTTTAAGAATTTGCTAACGCAAGGTATGGTGCTAAAAGACGGCAAAAAGATGAGTAAAAGCAAGGGTAATGTCGTTGATCCAGATGATATTATCCATAAATACGGAGCCGATACAGCAAGGCTTTTTATACTTTTTGCAGCCCCACCACAAAAGGAGCTTGAGTGGAATGATAGTGCCGTTGAAGGTGCGTTTCGCTTCTTAAATAGGCTTTATGATAAGGCTAGTAGCATTAAACCGGTGGATAAAATACCTGATATAAAGCACGAAAATTTAAGCAAAGATGAGAAATTTGCTAGGCTAAAAGTCTATGAAGCACTTAAAAAATCACAAGATGTTTATAACGAGAGTTTTACGTTTAATACGCTAATTGCTGCTTGTATGGAGGCACTAAATGCCCTAAATGCACAGCAAAACGATGATGTAAATAGCGAGGGATTTTTTATTATCTTAAATTTACTTGAGCCAATCGTCCCACATATCGCCTCAGAGCTTAGCAAAGAGCTTTTTGGACTTAGAAATTTCACTAAGATTGCTATAAAAGATGAAGTGTTTGTTAAAGATACGATAAATTTAGCGGTTACGATTAACGGCAAAAAACGTGCCGAGTTTGAAATTTCAGCTGATACAAGCGAAGATGAAATTTTAAAAATCGCAAAAGAGAAAACTGCAAAATGGCTTAGCGGCAAAGAGATTTTAAAAGAGATTTATATCAAAGGCAAACTCGTAAATATCGTGGTAAAAGGATAA
- a CDS encoding apolipoprotein N-acyltransferase, which yields MKLENFLPALGFLSFKFLTCNSSIKKIIKAFVYALMLSNFIFISIFENKILDFISPFITFFAIYNIINLDRCGFFWAGFFSGILWFYWISFSFIYYELAWLIPLVIFGIGVIYGLIFLAASLPSFVALRAILLFIFSYIPPFGFNWFNLEATLILGIFQPNIRGLIAIFLAAILASYLKGYLRIIAVIVSLAFGVGFKNTKPVELPFSLELVNTNVKQSQKWDKNLKDKFIDEAILIIDNAIALKKRAILMPENAFATFMTHEKNLQRELLEKSHKIAIIAGSLAYENGSNFNSTFLFDNGVMKRFDKVVLVPFGEEIPLPNFAKEIINKLFFDGASDFKTAKEPSSYTIDGVKIRNAICYEATTDRLFKGDFDVMFAITNNGWFKSDFFPTTQPILQRNLLKYYATKYNKIIYHSVNGSKSEIIKPKEF from the coding sequence ATGAAGCTAGAAAATTTCCTTCCTGCATTGGGTTTCCTTAGTTTTAAATTTTTGACTTGTAATTCTAGCATTAAAAAGATAATAAAAGCCTTTGTTTATGCCTTAATGCTCTCAAATTTTATATTTATATCGATTTTTGAAAATAAAATTCTCGATTTTATCTCGCCATTTATTACATTTTTTGCAATCTATAATATTATAAATTTGGATAGATGTGGATTTTTTTGGGCTGGTTTTTTTAGTGGAATTTTATGGTTTTATTGGATTAGTTTTAGCTTTATTTACTATGAATTAGCTTGGCTTATACCACTTGTAATTTTTGGAATTGGGGTTATTTATGGGCTTATTTTTTTAGCAGCTAGTTTACCAAGTTTTGTGGCTTTAAGGGCGATTTTATTATTTATTTTTAGTTATATTCCACCATTTGGTTTTAACTGGTTTAATCTTGAAGCAACGCTGATTTTAGGGATTTTCCAGCCAAATATACGTGGTTTAATTGCTATATTTTTAGCAGCTATTTTGGCTAGTTATCTTAAAGGATATTTAAGAATTATTGCAGTTATTGTGTCTTTAGCTTTTGGTGTTGGGTTTAAAAATACAAAGCCCGTAGAGTTGCCATTTTCTCTTGAACTTGTAAATACCAACGTCAAACAATCTCAAAAGTGGGATAAAAATTTAAAAGATAAATTTATAGATGAAGCAATTTTGATTATAGATAACGCAATAGCCTTAAAAAAACGTGCAATTTTAATGCCAGAAAATGCTTTTGCAACCTTTATGACACACGAAAAAAATCTACAAAGAGAGCTTTTAGAAAAATCTCATAAAATAGCAATCATAGCCGGATCTTTAGCCTATGAAAATGGCTCAAATTTCAACTCTACATTTTTATTTGATAATGGCGTTATGAAAAGGTTTGACAAGGTTGTTTTGGTGCCATTTGGCGAGGAGATACCACTACCAAATTTTGCAAAAGAGATAATAAATAAGCTGTTTTTTGACGGAGCAAGTGACTTTAAAACAGCAAAAGAGCCAAGCAGCTATACAATAGACGGCGTGAAAATAAGAAACGCGATATGCTACGAAGCGACAACCGATAGGCTTTTTAAGGGAGATTTTGACGTTATGTTTGCAATAACAAACAACGGCTGGTTTAAGTCAGACTTTTTCCCAACAACCCAGCCGATTTTACAAAGAAATTTACTAAAATACTACGCCACAAAATATAACAAAATAATATACCACAGCGTAAATGGCTCTAAATCAGAGATCATTAAGCCAAAAGAGTTTTAA
- the secF gene encoding protein translocase subunit SecF yields the protein MQIFTKAKVYDFMRLRFASVVLSSILFFGSVFLLVTKGLNYGIDFSGGTLIQLKYDTKAPLDKIREALAKNETLKNASVTEFGSENEVNIRFSGSSSNLGSDIGVEVKELLKDTGNLEIRRVDIVGPKVGDELREKGLMAIFVSFGAVLIYIAFRFEWRFALAAVVTEIHDVVITIGAISLFNIDVNLDTLAAILTVLGYSLNDTIIIFDRIRENIHTSKRTDIEAIINESISQTLSRTILTSSTTLMVVLVLYFFGGDMINGFSFVLLVGIIIGTVSSIYIGSPFLIWLNFKVTEYRAKEAERQKQKKEREKERAMFEKGVV from the coding sequence GTGCAAATTTTTACAAAAGCTAAAGTTTATGATTTTATGAGGCTTAGATTTGCTTCTGTTGTTCTATCTTCGATACTATTTTTTGGCTCAGTTTTTTTACTTGTCACAAAGGGCTTAAACTACGGCATAGACTTTTCAGGCGGAACACTTATCCAGCTTAAATACGACACAAAAGCACCTCTTGATAAGATAAGAGAAGCTCTGGCTAAAAATGAAACTTTAAAAAATGCTAGTGTTACGGAATTTGGCTCTGAAAATGAGGTAAATATACGATTTTCGGGCTCATCATCAAACCTTGGCTCTGATATAGGAGTGGAAGTTAAAGAGCTTTTAAAAGATACTGGAAATTTAGAAATTCGCCGTGTTGATATAGTTGGTCCAAAAGTCGGAGATGAGCTTAGAGAAAAGGGCTTAATGGCGATATTTGTATCCTTTGGCGCGGTGCTTATATATATCGCTTTTCGTTTTGAGTGGCGTTTTGCACTAGCTGCTGTTGTCACTGAAATTCACGATGTTGTCATTACTATTGGTGCGATATCTTTGTTTAATATTGATGTAAATTTAGACACACTTGCGGCTATTTTAACCGTTCTTGGCTACTCGCTAAATGACACGATTATCATATTTGACCGCATTAGAGAAAATATACATACGAGTAAACGCACAGACATTGAAGCGATAATAAACGAAAGTATCTCACAAACTCTCTCACGAACGATACTTACTTCATCTACGACTTTAATGGTTGTTTTGGTTCTTTACTTCTTTGGTGGAGATATGATAAATGGCTTCTCTTTTGTGTTGCTTGTAGGTATCATTATAGGCACGGTAAGCTCGATATATATAGGCTCTCCATTTTTAATATGGTTAAATTTCAAAGTAACTGAATACAGAGCAAAAGAGGCAGAAAGACAAAAGCAGAAAAAAGAGCGTGAAAAAGAGCGTGCTATGTTTGAAAAAGGTGTTGTTTAA
- the secD gene encoding protein translocase subunit SecD — translation MGSKITYRLVIFLIAILFGVGFSMPSFLQTQTGAKVSLGLDLQGGLYMLLGVETEVAVHSKVKSIAASVNYYAKKEEILIDKLKVKDETINFSLIDSDDVSKVEKMLSEIGGLDVKKDGLNYSLNLTEQERVATLDYAVSQAVETIRNRLDQFGLAEPTVAKQGKDNILVELPGIKSEADEMRARELIAKAAHLQLMAVDDKRQDQANTMSAAQAESYGDIIYPDVKSEAIKYVLKSVPVLDGAMLTDAKVAFSQQNNQPIINFSLNSEGARIFGDFTGANVGKRLAIVLDGKVYSAPVINERIGGGSGQISGGFSVEEAHDLAIALRSGALLAPVKLLEKRSIGPSLGAESISKSMNALAGASMLIVLFMIVYYGFSGILANIALVANILILIAIMALFGATLTLPGMAGIVLTIGMAVDANVIINERMREFIRDGASLKTSIKKGYENAMSAIVDANITTLITVVALYAYGTGPVKGFAVTMSIGVLASMLTAILGTHGCFDLIADRIEKSGNTKFWFGYKRG, via the coding sequence ATGGGCTCTAAAATAACTTACAGGCTTGTTATATTTTTAATAGCCATTTTGTTTGGAGTCGGCTTTTCAATGCCGTCTTTTTTGCAAACTCAAACTGGAGCAAAGGTTAGCTTAGGGCTTGATTTACAAGGCGGTCTTTATATGCTACTTGGCGTAGAAACAGAAGTTGCCGTGCACTCAAAGGTAAAGTCAATTGCAGCTAGTGTAAACTACTATGCTAAAAAAGAGGAAATTTTAATAGATAAACTAAAAGTAAAAGATGAAACTATAAATTTCTCTTTGATTGATAGCGACGATGTGTCAAAAGTTGAAAAAATGCTCTCAGAAATTGGCGGTTTAGACGTTAAAAAAGATGGCTTAAACTACTCTTTAAATTTAACAGAGCAAGAGAGAGTGGCAACTCTTGATTATGCTGTATCTCAGGCGGTTGAGACTATTAGAAATAGGCTTGATCAGTTTGGATTGGCTGAGCCAACTGTTGCAAAGCAGGGTAAAGATAATATCTTAGTTGAGCTACCTGGCATTAAGAGCGAGGCTGATGAAATGCGTGCTAGAGAGCTTATAGCAAAGGCAGCACACTTACAACTTATGGCAGTAGACGATAAGCGTCAAGACCAGGCAAACACGATGAGTGCGGCTCAAGCTGAAAGCTATGGAGATATCATATATCCTGATGTTAAAAGTGAAGCCATAAAATATGTCCTAAAAAGTGTGCCAGTGCTTGATGGAGCAATGCTAACAGACGCAAAAGTTGCATTTTCTCAGCAAAATAATCAGCCTATTATAAACTTCTCGCTAAATTCTGAGGGTGCTAGAATTTTTGGAGATTTTACTGGTGCAAATGTCGGTAAACGCTTAGCTATTGTGCTTGACGGCAAGGTTTATTCAGCTCCTGTGATAAACGAGAGAATTGGTGGTGGCAGTGGTCAGATAAGCGGTGGATTTAGCGTTGAGGAGGCTCACGATTTAGCTATCGCTCTTAGAAGTGGTGCGTTACTCGCACCTGTAAAATTGCTTGAAAAGCGTAGTATTGGGCCAAGCCTTGGTGCTGAGAGTATTAGTAAAAGTATGAACGCTTTAGCTGGTGCTTCTATGCTTATTGTATTGTTTATGATTGTTTATTACGGATTTTCTGGAATTTTAGCAAATATTGCACTTGTGGCAAATATTTTGATTTTAATAGCGATAATGGCACTGTTTGGTGCGACTCTTACGCTACCTGGTATGGCTGGTATCGTCCTTACTATCGGTATGGCAGTTGATGCAAACGTCATTATAAACGAACGTATGAGGGAATTTATAAGGGACGGAGCTAGTCTTAAGACTTCGATTAAAAAAGGCTACGAAAATGCGATGAGTGCGATAGTTGACGCAAATATCACAACGCTTATAACGGTTGTAGCTCTTTATGCTTATGGCACTGGTCCAGTTAAAGGCTTTGCTGTTACTATGAGTATAGGCGTTTTAGCTTCCATGCTTACTGCTATTTTAGGCACACACGGGTGTTTTGATTTGATTGCTGATAGGATAGAAAAAAGTGGCAATACAAAATTTTGGTTTGGTTATAAAAGGGGATAG
- the sstT gene encoding serine/threonine transporter SstT, with the protein MSAISKMAKRYADGNLIVQILIGITLGAIIGFWGHSQLAVEGGEAEFANKILNTIAILGNLFVGALKAVAPVLVFVLVATSIITKDFGETKGMGRVVALYLTGTFLAAVVAVCASFMFPVELVLKGVESAKMSAPQNVIDVLKDLIFKMVQNPVTAIGSGNYIGIITWAVGAGIAMRGCTKETKNVFKDVSDGVTKIVKFVIRLAPFGIFGLVAISIHETGFDALAGYLKLIFVLVGAMLFVAFVINPLMAFVVTRKNPYPLVMTSIKESAVTAFFTRSSAANIPVNMALCKKLGLKEELYSISIPLGATINMAGAAITISILALAAVNSLDYVTVSFSDALLLSFISAIGACGASGVAGGSLLLVPLACALFGISDDIAMQVVAVGFIIGVIQDSVETALNSSSDVVFTAIASETIKD; encoded by the coding sequence ATGAGCGCGATCTCAAAAATGGCAAAGCGATATGCAGACGGCAACTTAATCGTTCAAATTTTAATAGGTATCACACTTGGAGCTATCATAGGCTTTTGGGGACATTCACAGCTTGCAGTTGAGGGAGGAGAGGCTGAGTTTGCAAATAAAATTTTAAACACGATAGCAATTTTGGGTAATTTATTTGTAGGTGCACTAAAGGCTGTTGCACCAGTGTTAGTGTTTGTTTTGGTTGCAACTTCTATAATCACAAAAGATTTTGGAGAAACAAAAGGTATGGGCAGGGTTGTTGCACTTTACCTAACTGGGACATTTTTAGCAGCCGTAGTCGCGGTTTGTGCTAGTTTTATGTTTCCTGTTGAGCTTGTCTTAAAGGGCGTTGAGAGTGCAAAAATGAGTGCTCCACAAAATGTCATTGACGTGTTAAAAGATCTAATTTTTAAAATGGTTCAAAATCCAGTAACCGCCATTGGTAGCGGGAACTACATAGGTATCATCACTTGGGCGGTGGGTGCTGGTATAGCTATGCGTGGTTGCACAAAAGAAACTAAAAATGTCTTTAAAGATGTGAGCGATGGAGTAACAAAAATAGTAAAATTTGTAATTCGCCTAGCACCATTTGGCATATTTGGTCTTGTTGCCATAAGCATTCACGAAACTGGATTTGACGCATTGGCTGGATATTTAAAGCTTATTTTTGTTTTAGTTGGTGCTATGCTTTTTGTTGCATTTGTCATCAATCCTCTGATGGCATTTGTTGTAACTCGTAAAAATCCATATCCACTTGTAATGACATCTATAAAAGAGAGTGCAGTTACTGCGTTTTTCACACGCTCATCAGCTGCAAATATCCCTGTAAATATGGCACTTTGCAAAAAACTTGGACTAAAAGAGGAGCTTTACTCTATCTCTATACCGCTTGGTGCTACGATCAATATGGCAGGAGCTGCGATAACAATTAGTATCCTAGCCCTAGCCGCTGTAAATTCGCTAGATTACGTAACTGTAAGTTTTAGCGACGCCCTACTTCTTAGCTTCATCTCAGCCATTGGAGCTTGCGGTGCTTCAGGCGTAGCTGGTGGCTCGTTGCTCCTTGTGCCACTTGCTTGTGCATTATTTGGAATTTCAGATGATATAGCTATGCAAGTTGTTGCGGTTGGCTTTATCATAGGAGTTATACAAGATAGCGTTGAAACCGCACTAAATAGCTCATCTGACGTTGTCTTTACAGCTATTGCTTCTGAAACTATAAAAGATTGA
- a CDS encoding DUF6394 family protein: MNWGKVIYVFFALMSLTTAAGFLYDKNEIALFVAASINLVSTLLKIGVRNIFSAELFASSLVADLHLIPAFVVLQVSANMTLTYSLVIGAVIANVFSLALVLIESSKSQDEF; encoded by the coding sequence ATGAACTGGGGTAAGGTTATTTATGTATTTTTTGCTCTTATGAGCTTAACTACGGCAGCAGGTTTTTTGTATGATAAAAATGAGATTGCTCTATTTGTGGCTGCTAGTATAAATTTGGTTTCAACTCTACTTAAAATAGGTGTTAGAAATATATTTTCAGCCGAGCTTTTTGCAAGTTCGCTTGTGGCTGATTTGCACTTAATTCCAGCATTTGTCGTATTGCAAGTGAGTGCAAATATGACCCTGACTTACTCGCTAGTTATCGGTGCTGTAATTGCAAACGTATTCTCACTCGCACTTGTTTTAATTGAATCAAGCAAGTCGCAAGATGAATTTTAG
- the yajC gene encoding preprotein translocase subunit YajC — translation MQEGNFLASLLPLIVLFAIFYFLVIRPQQKQQKQHQAMIQALQKGDKIVTSGGLVCEVIKPEDDFIKVKLNDDVIVRIARDFVAKKIEA, via the coding sequence ATGCAGGAAGGAAATTTTCTAGCTTCATTACTACCTCTTATCGTGCTTTTTGCGATATTTTACTTTTTGGTTATCAGACCACAACAAAAACAGCAAAAGCAACACCAAGCGATGATACAAGCCTTGCAAAAAGGTGATAAAATCGTAACAAGCGGTGGTCTTGTTTGTGAAGTGATAAAACCAGAGGATGATTTTATCAAAGTAAAGCTTAACGATGACGTAATCGTCCGCATAGCACGTGATTTTGTGGCTAAAAAGATAGAAGCGTAA
- the metK gene encoding methionine adenosyltransferase — translation MYLFTSEVVSPGHPDKCADIIADSIVDKILTEDPNGRVASEVFVAGKNVIIGGEINSKVNLSYHDYEGIVKDALAHIGYDGKSKFTKAQCLHPDDIEVKVCINQQSPDINQGVDQEDGEIGAGDQGIMFGFASCEADEYMPAAITYARMLSDKVYKFAKANPDKLGVDIKTQVTIDYGTKDNFENCRPQSIHTIVVSAPCVESMHIDELRALIQGLIDDTGLPKELYNKEKTIIYINPTGRYVNHSALHDSGLTGRKLIVDSFGGYAPIGGGAQSSKDYTKVDRSGLYAARYIAKNIVAAGLAKKCIVQISYAIGVAKPTSVSVDTMGTQIAGLDDDKLSNFVMQNFPLTPRWITQKFGLDKPSKDTFLYAKVAAKGQVGNAKYPWEKLDSIDLFKTLLA, via the coding sequence ATGTATCTATTTACTTCTGAGGTTGTAAGTCCGGGTCACCCTGATAAATGCGCTGATATTATTGCTGATAGCATAGTTGATAAAATTCTTACAGAGGATCCAAATGGTCGTGTTGCTAGTGAGGTTTTTGTAGCTGGTAAAAATGTCATCATAGGTGGAGAGATAAACTCAAAGGTTAATCTTTCGTACCACGATTATGAGGGCATTGTCAAAGACGCACTTGCTCACATAGGATATGATGGCAAGTCAAAATTTACAAAGGCTCAGTGTTTACATCCTGATGATATTGAGGTTAAGGTTTGTATAAATCAGCAAAGCCCTGATATAAATCAAGGCGTAGATCAAGAAGACGGCGAAATAGGGGCTGGAGATCAGGGGATTATGTTTGGTTTTGCAAGTTGTGAAGCTGATGAATATATGCCAGCAGCTATTACTTATGCTCGTATGCTAAGCGATAAGGTGTATAAATTTGCCAAAGCTAATCCAGATAAACTAGGCGTTGATATAAAAACGCAAGTCACGATAGACTATGGCACAAAAGATAACTTTGAAAACTGCCGTCCGCAAAGCATACATACGATAGTTGTGTCGGCACCTTGTGTGGAGAGTATGCATATAGATGAGTTAAGGGCTTTAATTCAAGGGCTTATCGATGATACTGGTTTACCAAAAGAGCTTTATAATAAAGAAAAAACGATAATTTACATAAATCCAACAGGCAGATACGTAAATCACAGTGCGCTTCACGATAGCGGTTTAACTGGTAGAAAGCTAATCGTAGATAGTTTTGGTGGATACGCTCCAATAGGCGGTGGTGCTCAGTCAAGCAAGGACTACACAAAGGTTGACAGAAGCGGTTTATATGCGGCTAGATATATTGCTAAAAACATTGTAGCAGCAGGACTTGCTAAAAAGTGTATAGTCCAGATAAGCTACGCAATAGGCGTGGCTAAACCTACATCTGTTAGTGTAGATACTATGGGAACGCAAATTGCAGGGCTTGATGATGATAAGCTTTCAAATTTTGTTATGCAAAATTTCCCGCTTACTCCAAGATGGATAACACAAAAATTTGGACTTGATAAGCCTAGTAAAGATACGTTTTTATATGCAAAAGTGGCTGCAAAAGGACAGGTTGGAAACGCAAAATATCCTTGGGAAAAGCTTGATAGCATAGATCTGTTTAAAACTCTTTTGGCTTAA